The following are from one region of the Paenibacillus sp. KS-LC4 genome:
- a CDS encoding MFS transporter — MRSHPIYFLRMTGLLDGISLLVLLGIAMPLKYIWGFDKAVTIVGSIHGGIFCLYAAAILYAAIRVKWSLLWSAAAVIAAFVPFGNFVLDWKLKKVQASYSLRPFNYAVLVYSIVFFSFFDLFSQLPVMSTFAASVGASSFIVGFVIGLYSLSNTLGNILSGIMTDRIGPFKLLMAGLVLSSCALLLYHFVEEPLFLIIVRIIHGFVAGLIVPAAFTFSANTTINNQQGKKVAFTGTFVGLAAIIGPAFSGIMASKTSVPFVFTCVAGLGFALAILSAIFLSKYKISKKEKGEAAAPLSGSVWNAGVIKAYSGAFFLMFSQGVIAYLLPLHVQSLGYDSRLSGTLMSTFGIIAVLIFVLPTNRIFDRVAPSITMALGIGLMGISQLLISQATTTLTLYSVLGLYGVGFAFLFPSINTMLIRATPAQLRGKAYGYFYACFSLGVVVGSSLLGWLPFGTLQGFMFTGVVLLLFAGFVALNGKKDRALSY, encoded by the coding sequence GTGCGGTCACATCCAATCTATTTTTTACGTATGACAGGTTTGTTAGACGGTATTTCTTTATTAGTATTGCTAGGCATCGCCATGCCCTTGAAATATATTTGGGGGTTCGATAAAGCCGTCACGATAGTGGGAAGCATTCACGGGGGGATTTTCTGTTTATATGCAGCAGCTATCCTTTATGCCGCCATTCGGGTGAAGTGGAGCCTGCTATGGTCTGCCGCAGCCGTCATCGCCGCTTTTGTGCCCTTCGGCAACTTTGTGCTCGACTGGAAGCTGAAAAAGGTGCAGGCGAGCTATAGCTTGCGGCCGTTTAACTACGCTGTGCTCGTTTACAGCATTGTGTTTTTTTCCTTCTTCGATTTATTTTCCCAGCTTCCGGTTATGAGCACATTTGCTGCCTCCGTCGGAGCCAGCTCGTTTATTGTAGGCTTCGTCATTGGGCTGTATTCGTTATCCAATACGCTTGGCAACATTTTATCGGGCATTATGACGGATCGGATTGGGCCCTTCAAGCTGTTAATGGCCGGGCTCGTGTTATCCAGCTGCGCGCTGCTGCTTTATCATTTTGTGGAAGAACCGTTATTCCTGATCATCGTTCGAATCATTCACGGCTTTGTCGCTGGATTAATCGTCCCTGCTGCCTTTACCTTCTCGGCCAATACGACGATTAATAATCAGCAGGGCAAGAAGGTCGCCTTTACCGGTACCTTTGTTGGGCTAGCCGCTATTATCGGCCCTGCTTTCAGCGGCATCATGGCTAGCAAAACGTCCGTACCCTTCGTGTTTACATGCGTAGCTGGGCTGGGCTTTGCTCTTGCGATTTTGTCGGCCATCTTTCTTAGCAAATACAAAATTTCGAAGAAAGAGAAGGGCGAGGCTGCGGCTCCATTATCCGGCTCGGTGTGGAATGCTGGAGTGATCAAAGCGTATAGCGGCGCCTTTTTCCTCATGTTCTCCCAAGGCGTCATCGCTTACTTGCTCCCTTTGCATGTGCAGTCGTTAGGCTATGATTCAAGATTAAGCGGCACATTAATGAGCACATTCGGCATCATTGCGGTACTTATTTTTGTGCTTCCGACCAACCGCATTTTTGATCGCGTTGCCCCGTCCATTACGATGGCACTAGGCATTGGCCTAATGGGAATAAGCCAGCTGCTCATTAGTCAAGCGACGACAACACTAACGCTGTATAGCGTGCTCGGCCTTTACGGAGTTGGCTTCGCCTTCCTATTCCCATCAATAAACACAATGCTTATTAGAGCTACGCCAGCGCAGCTGCGCGGCAAAGCATACGGCTACTTTTACGCCTGCTTTTCCTTAGGAGTCGTGGTCGGATCTTCCTTGCTGGGCTGGCTGCCCTTTGGCACCCTGCAAGGCTTTATGTTCACAGGTGTCGTCCTGCTGCTTTTTGCTGGTTTTGTTGCATTGAATGGCAAAAAAGATCGTGCGTTGAGCTACTAG
- a CDS encoding MarR family transcriptional regulator produces the protein MGLTKRRMQFLDQLIELYQHTSLPIHYETLAKALGVSKWTAYDMLKEIEKVGFVSRSYEVNDKETGRSQVVFAPTVKAVELFRQERYNLVNPGDWEATASTIKQLLSGKNHMNINELLRKILDGLPSKATHIEFCGYIIGLLLAYLKKLGGKPKSTIHLLVNKTPNDHSGLLVFVGTVLGTVIQTVQEELGTEITELVSEFVSMIQNLSNKEQSLLSEFIKEALA, from the coding sequence ATGGGGCTAACGAAACGCAGAATGCAATTTCTGGATCAGCTGATTGAATTGTATCAACACACTTCATTACCGATTCATTATGAGACGTTAGCGAAAGCTCTAGGCGTAAGCAAATGGACAGCCTATGACATGCTGAAGGAAATAGAGAAGGTGGGTTTTGTATCACGCAGCTACGAGGTTAATGATAAAGAAACAGGCAGGTCACAGGTTGTGTTTGCACCAACAGTCAAGGCGGTGGAGCTCTTTCGCCAGGAGCGTTATAACTTGGTTAATCCTGGAGACTGGGAGGCAACTGCAAGTACGATTAAGCAATTGCTCAGCGGCAAGAACCATATGAATATCAATGAGCTGCTTAGAAAAATATTGGATGGCCTTCCTAGCAAAGCGACCCATATTGAATTTTGCGGCTACATCATTGGGCTGCTGCTAGCCTACTTGAAGAAGCTTGGAGGCAAGCCCAAGAGTACCATTCACCTGCTTGTTAATAAAACGCCGAACGACCATTCCGGGCTGCTCGTATTTGTTGGAACGGTTCTAGGTACGGTCATCCAAACCGTTCAAGAGGAGCTAGGCACAGAAATTACGGAGCTAGTATCGGAGTTCGTAAGTATGATCCAGAATCTATCTAATAAAGAACAAAGCCTGTTGTCCGAGTTCATCAAGGAGGCACTTGCTTAA
- a CDS encoding helix-turn-helix domain-containing protein: protein MKRNNLDNRLEKAAAEPSVIFAGHFTENDHYYTVRPHGRSDWLMLYTLQGEGFALTSDSHKCCLPGELTLIRPGCMHEYGTAAGKTWQFVWVHFPDVMAETRLLPTFDLISHSIRQPSAGKRIYRAFRRILTDSLAGSLYGESLCENSLREILLLLAQQINSKADARIEEAMHLLAVHMTQPLSIGELAHTIGLSPSRLSHLFKASTGYSIIDMHNRMRIRQAALLLEHTKRSASEIAFNVGYQNYNHFAVQFSKVYGLSPRAYRSWKQTDDE, encoded by the coding sequence ATGAAGCGAAATAATTTGGACAACCGCCTAGAGAAGGCCGCTGCCGAGCCATCCGTTATTTTTGCTGGTCATTTTACGGAAAATGATCATTACTACACGGTGCGGCCACACGGCAGAAGCGATTGGCTGATGCTTTATACGCTGCAAGGCGAAGGCTTTGCTCTGACCAGCGATTCACACAAGTGCTGCTTGCCGGGTGAGCTGACGCTTATACGGCCAGGCTGCATGCATGAATATGGCACGGCGGCGGGAAAAACGTGGCAATTTGTCTGGGTTCATTTTCCCGATGTAATGGCTGAAACTCGGCTGCTCCCGACCTTTGATCTGATCTCGCACTCGATTCGTCAGCCCTCAGCGGGTAAACGAATTTATCGGGCTTTTCGACGAATTTTGACCGACTCGCTGGCGGGCAGCCTGTATGGTGAATCGTTATGTGAAAACTCGCTGCGCGAAATTTTGCTGCTGCTTGCTCAGCAGATTAACAGCAAAGCAGATGCTCGCATTGAAGAAGCGATGCACTTGCTCGCCGTTCACATGACTCAGCCGCTTTCTATTGGGGAGTTGGCTCATACGATTGGACTTTCTCCATCCAGATTATCCCATCTCTTCAAGGCTTCAACGGGGTATTCCATCATTGATATGCACAATCGGATGCGTATTCGCCAAGCTGCCTTGCTGCTGGAGCATACGAAACGGAGCGCTTCTGAAATCGCTTTTAACGTAGGGTATCAAAACTATAACCACTTTGCCGTGCAATTTAGCAAGGTTTATGGCCTTTCCCCCCGCGCTTACCGCAGCTGGAAACAAACGGATGATGAATAA
- a CDS encoding nitroreductase family protein, translating into MSNSESSFSTVIRERRSVRKYDPTYKMTQEDIQAIIADAVLAPSGSNLQPWRFLVITDQETKQKLLPIAFNQEQIVTSSAVIAVMADLEFYKHAERIYEKSIEAGYMTREAADKLRTNMTGFYANAPAERLLSSVLVDGGLVSMQLMLAARARGFDTVPMAGYNVASFRELMNVPENYTNVMLIALGKASEAGHPTTRLDVNDVTYWNHF; encoded by the coding sequence TTGTCTAATTCCGAAAGTTCATTCAGCACGGTTATCCGCGAGCGCCGTTCGGTTCGCAAATACGATCCAACCTACAAAATGACGCAGGAAGACATTCAAGCTATTATCGCTGATGCTGTTCTTGCGCCGTCTGGAAGCAATCTTCAGCCTTGGCGTTTTCTAGTCATTACCGATCAGGAAACGAAGCAAAAGCTGCTTCCTATTGCTTTTAACCAAGAGCAGATCGTGACTTCGTCTGCTGTCATTGCCGTTATGGCCGATTTGGAGTTTTATAAACATGCCGAGCGCATCTATGAAAAATCAATCGAAGCTGGCTATATGACCCGCGAAGCAGCAGATAAGCTCAGAACGAATATGACAGGCTTCTATGCAAATGCTCCTGCTGAACGACTGCTATCCTCTGTGCTCGTTGACGGCGGACTCGTGTCGATGCAGCTCATGCTCGCAGCGCGTGCAAGAGGCTTCGATACCGTGCCAATGGCTGGTTACAACGTAGCGAGCTTCCGTGAGCTGATGAATGTGCCTGAAAACTATACGAATGTCATGCTGATTGCCCTTGGCAAAGCGTCTGAGGCAGGTCATCCAACTACCCGTCTGGATGTGAACGACGTTACGTATTGGAATCATTTCTAA
- a CDS encoding sugar phosphate isomerase/epimerase produces MKPITRIDRKLSVHMSWWGMEQVPDFAADTTAEKIKRIAIAGFDGINGFIPQPEHEAEWREQLAQHQLELSVNAYPASAKDMEIFLERAVRFGGIPFINAQVMTPFVTGMEAEALLGAIKELSRQAGIPVYVETHRGTITQDLIRTAHYVRNLEQLELTIDFSHYVLAGEMRSIQPEAEHLLQQLLAHTSSIHARVSNGEQIQIGMEHEEAKAMLPHFDRWWRKGMEYWLQRSQPGDSFPFVCELGPPPYAMTRHTVEDTGEGTMVELSDRWRESLLYAERARRLWECLV; encoded by the coding sequence ATGAAGCCGATTACCCGCATTGACCGCAAGCTCAGTGTTCATATGTCCTGGTGGGGCATGGAGCAGGTGCCAGATTTTGCTGCCGATACGACAGCGGAGAAAATAAAGCGGATCGCAATCGCAGGATTCGATGGAATTAATGGCTTTATTCCTCAGCCGGAGCATGAGGCGGAGTGGAGGGAACAGCTGGCGCAGCATCAGCTTGAGCTGAGTGTCAATGCGTATCCTGCCAGCGCGAAGGATATGGAAATCTTTTTGGAAAGAGCGGTACGCTTCGGCGGCATTCCTTTCATTAATGCACAGGTTATGACGCCATTCGTAACGGGAATGGAAGCCGAGGCTTTACTTGGAGCCATTAAGGAGCTGTCCCGCCAAGCGGGCATTCCGGTTTACGTCGAGACTCATCGGGGAACAATTACGCAGGATTTAATTCGGACTGCCCATTATGTGCGAAATTTGGAGCAGCTGGAGCTTACGATTGATTTTTCCCATTATGTGCTTGCTGGAGAAATGCGGAGTATTCAGCCTGAGGCCGAGCACCTGCTCCAGCAGCTTCTCGCGCATACGAGCAGTATTCATGCTCGCGTGTCAAACGGGGAGCAAATTCAGATTGGCATGGAGCATGAAGAGGCGAAGGCAATGCTTCCGCATTTTGACCGCTGGTGGCGCAAGGGGATGGAGTATTGGCTCCAGCGTTCGCAGCCAGGGGACAGCTTTCCATTCGTCTGCGAGCTGGGGCCGCCTCCTTATGCGATGACCCGTCACACAGTTGAGGACACAGGTGAAGGGACAATGGTTGAGTTAAGCGACCGCTGGCGTGAATCGCTTCTGTATGCCGAGCGGGCACGCAGGCTGTGGGAATGTTTAGTTTGA
- a CDS encoding S-layer homology domain-containing protein, whose amino-acid sequence MKRWFAVMMVVLLFIPPMLMPPKASAAGMMFTSVASQLNTTMALDASGQIWAWGSNISGQFGDGTSVSSLIPKKITVMDNGAPVTFKEVKPSFNSALALDTNGHLWSTGDNGAGQLGLGAGTTSTMVWTKIEVMDGGTAVTFKKIASLRSSSLALDSDGKLWIWGFRTWTPDPYIPTKRELTDGNGDPVVFETLEGNEEDGIAIDSTQHIWEIFRGQYIPSRLSVMDGAVEAEFQFIAVGAGYGTGTFLVLAIDSIGSLWSWGGNDQGQLGDGQGSGTRWFPEKNSVLENGNPVKFSQVSGGNKHALALDEHGDMWTWGMNASGQLGDGTTLNADPQKVAVSHNGTSIQFVSLAAGFDVSYGLDQDGRLWSWGIQNMLGDGQNGYGAQATPEKIWLQPEVTLQTSVASSTYLQPVTLTASITGDFDMPTGDVEFRDGALLLGTSSLAANGSATLEVSPLQLGTRALTARYLGDDIYFARTTNNVAFQVAMPDAPALSIMPSTTAPTNDPVTLNVTASTYGIGNSLYSLKWLPGDHHAAAFAGAGTDILTIGSFDVASNGSYTIYAKDMAGNETVRKTEVANIVPLPSDSLISPVAASFDKYTGAIDNVDVQIGLTLNGNTLSSVANGAAALTPGTDYTVIGGTVTILKSYLMTQPVGTTSLTFTFSGGAAQTLTVTLSDSTPSPSPTPTPTPSPTATPISSPNPASASSDERPSYQIVKDSSGRVVIIVNSAVLMTEKKSDGTNVQKLSVPESILNQAAGQLKDTANPVIIIRIDNKESAVQVQLPASAIAAIGKSYPNAAIEVELKGSSMQLKASVLDLENLAKRIGVSISDLKITSTMEQVSDTVRNELIRVGNDRGFSLLGEVIDFKVKAEANGQTVDISDFGGSYMVQAIVFDQTVAGDTVFAVHYNPATRQAAYIPTQLGARNDGSKQAVMKTTHHSIYAVIKKGKPNFADMQGHWAKAEVEQLASRLIVNGISADLFAPNDSITRAEFASLLVRSMGIALEHDSAYRRFADIAPTAWYASAVEAAVRAGLVQGLTLERFGPNEQISREQMAVMIARALAIASKEGTEPVAGGAQSAFSDQQFISPWAEAAVAETAKAGIITGMADQIFAPKDFATRAQAAVMLNRFMQAAGFIS is encoded by the coding sequence GTGAAAAGATGGTTTGCTGTAATGATGGTTGTCCTATTATTTATTCCTCCGATGCTGATGCCGCCAAAGGCAAGTGCAGCCGGTATGATGTTCACATCCGTTGCTTCGCAACTAAACACGACGATGGCACTTGATGCAAGTGGTCAGATTTGGGCATGGGGCAGCAACATTTCGGGTCAATTCGGGGATGGGACGAGCGTCTCCTCGCTTATTCCCAAGAAGATTACGGTTATGGATAATGGAGCGCCTGTAACGTTCAAGGAAGTGAAGCCGAGCTTTAACTCTGCACTTGCTTTGGACACTAATGGTCATTTGTGGTCGACAGGAGATAATGGAGCGGGTCAATTGGGACTTGGCGCTGGGACCACGAGTACGATGGTTTGGACCAAGATTGAAGTGATGGACGGCGGAACGGCGGTCACCTTTAAGAAAATCGCCTCCCTGCGCTCCAGCTCCCTTGCATTGGACAGCGATGGAAAGCTGTGGATATGGGGCTTCAGAACGTGGACGCCTGATCCTTATATTCCTACTAAAAGAGAACTGACAGACGGTAACGGAGACCCTGTCGTTTTTGAAACGCTGGAGGGAAATGAGGAGGATGGAATCGCAATCGACTCGACTCAGCATATCTGGGAGATTTTCCGTGGCCAGTACATCCCATCGCGATTATCGGTGATGGATGGTGCGGTGGAAGCCGAATTTCAATTCATTGCGGTTGGAGCAGGCTATGGTACGGGAACGTTTCTGGTTCTAGCTATTGATAGCATCGGCAGCCTATGGAGCTGGGGAGGAAACGATCAAGGACAGCTTGGGGATGGACAAGGCTCCGGCACTAGATGGTTCCCAGAGAAAAATTCGGTGCTGGAAAACGGGAATCCGGTGAAGTTCTCACAGGTTTCAGGAGGCAACAAGCATGCCCTGGCGCTCGATGAGCACGGTGATATGTGGACCTGGGGAATGAATGCCTCAGGGCAGCTTGGAGACGGCACAACCTTAAATGCCGATCCTCAAAAAGTAGCTGTGTCTCATAATGGGACGTCTATTCAATTTGTTTCTCTAGCCGCTGGCTTTGATGTATCCTATGGTCTTGATCAGGACGGCCGCTTATGGTCATGGGGAATACAAAATATGCTTGGTGATGGGCAAAATGGCTACGGAGCGCAAGCAACGCCCGAAAAAATATGGCTGCAGCCTGAGGTAACGCTGCAAACGTCAGTAGCATCGTCTACCTACCTCCAGCCAGTTACTTTGACCGCCTCTATTACTGGCGATTTCGACATGCCGACAGGAGATGTTGAGTTCAGAGACGGAGCCTTGCTGCTTGGCACCTCTTCCCTTGCTGCAAACGGAAGTGCAACGTTAGAGGTATCGCCGCTTCAGCTAGGCACTCGTGCTTTAACTGCGAGATATTTAGGAGATGACATTTATTTTGCAAGGACAACGAATAATGTAGCTTTTCAGGTTGCGATGCCGGACGCACCAGCTCTTTCGATAATGCCGTCAACGACAGCGCCGACGAATGATCCGGTTACGTTGAACGTGACAGCCTCCACCTACGGCATAGGCAATTCGCTATACAGCTTGAAATGGCTGCCAGGCGATCATCATGCTGCCGCATTTGCGGGTGCTGGAACCGACATATTAACTATCGGCAGCTTTGATGTAGCTAGCAATGGCAGCTATACGATTTACGCCAAGGATATGGCGGGCAATGAGACGGTGAGAAAAACGGAGGTTGCGAACATTGTTCCACTGCCGAGTGATAGTCTCATCAGCCCGGTGGCTGCGAGCTTCGATAAATATACGGGAGCAATAGACAACGTGGATGTGCAAATAGGGCTGACGCTTAACGGCAATACGCTAAGCAGCGTTGCTAACGGCGCAGCAGCACTCACGCCAGGAACGGATTATACCGTAATAGGCGGCACTGTAACGATTCTAAAGTCATACTTGATGACGCAGCCGGTTGGGACAACGAGCTTGACGTTTACGTTTAGCGGGGGAGCAGCTCAGACGCTGACGGTAACGCTAAGTGATTCTACGCCGAGCCCGAGCCCGACACCGACACCGACACCAAGCCCAACAGCAACACCAATTTCGTCACCTAATCCAGCTTCGGCTTCATCAGATGAACGGCCGAGCTATCAAATTGTAAAGGATTCGTCAGGCAGAGTTGTGATCATCGTTAATTCTGCTGTATTGATGACGGAGAAAAAATCGGATGGGACGAATGTGCAAAAGCTGAGCGTCCCGGAAAGTATTTTGAATCAGGCTGCTGGTCAGCTAAAGGACACAGCGAATCCGGTTATTATCATCAGAATCGACAATAAGGAAAGCGCCGTTCAAGTTCAGCTCCCGGCTTCAGCGATTGCTGCTATCGGGAAGTCTTACCCGAATGCAGCGATCGAGGTTGAATTAAAAGGCTCAAGTATGCAGCTTAAGGCTAGCGTACTTGATTTGGAAAATCTCGCGAAGCGAATAGGCGTTTCCATTTCCGATTTGAAAATCACTTCGACGATGGAGCAGGTCAGTGATACTGTGCGAAATGAGCTAATACGGGTCGGGAATGATAGAGGGTTCAGTCTATTAGGCGAAGTTATTGATTTCAAAGTAAAGGCCGAAGCGAATGGGCAGACGGTGGACATTAGCGATTTTGGCGGGTCGTATATGGTTCAAGCCATTGTGTTTGATCAGACGGTCGCGGGAGATACGGTGTTTGCCGTTCATTATAATCCTGCGACAAGACAGGCTGCCTATATTCCAACCCAGCTGGGTGCAAGAAATGATGGCAGCAAGCAGGCTGTCATGAAAACAACACATCATAGCATCTATGCAGTAATTAAGAAGGGCAAGCCTAACTTTGCTGATATGCAAGGGCACTGGGCGAAAGCAGAGGTTGAGCAGCTTGCTTCGAGGCTCATTGTAAATGGTATTTCCGCTGATCTTTTTGCACCAAATGATAGCATTACGCGGGCTGAATTTGCTTCCTTGCTCGTACGCTCCATGGGGATAGCTTTAGAGCATGACTCCGCGTATCGAAGGTTTGCGGATATCGCTCCGACTGCATGGTATGCTTCTGCTGTAGAGGCAGCAGTGAGAGCGGGGCTCGTTCAGGGGCTAACATTGGAGCGCTTTGGTCCCAATGAGCAAATCAGCCGCGAACAGATGGCGGTTATGATTGCCCGAGCATTGGCGATTGCCTCCAAAGAAGGAACTGAGCCAGTAGCTGGCGGGGCGCAGTCTGCATTTAGCGATCAGCAATTCATTTCCCCATGGGCAGAAGCCGCGGTTGCCGAGACAGCTAAAGCAGGAATTATTACTGGAATGGCTGACCAAATATTCGCGCCTAAAGACTTTGCAACTAGAGCACAGGCGGCAGTGATGCTGAATCGGTTTATGCAAGCAGCAGGATTTATTAGTTAG
- a CDS encoding phytanoyl-CoA dioxygenase family protein, whose product MTSGAVALTAEQMEQYRREGYVIVKNLFSEQHLAEIDSTFEGISQQVIPGYFEPDLSAETNDPLKRYPRVMHPHRINETAKRYMLHEPVLNVLRDLFEEEPIAAQSMFYYKPPGSRGQALHQDNFYLKVEPGNCIAAWTAIDAADEENGGMLVVPKTHDYELSCPEEADVTESFTKHFVKPPKDNKPVPARMERGDTLFFNGNLIHGSYRNKTKDRFRRAFICHYANESATHISHFYHPLFRADGSVIELENNPDGGPCGIEYEADYPH is encoded by the coding sequence ATGACATCTGGTGCCGTAGCTTTAACCGCTGAACAAATGGAGCAGTATCGTCGCGAAGGATATGTAATCGTTAAAAATTTATTCAGCGAGCAGCATCTCGCCGAGATCGACTCGACCTTTGAAGGAATTAGCCAGCAGGTTATTCCCGGTTATTTTGAGCCTGATTTGAGCGCGGAGACGAACGATCCGCTCAAGCGTTATCCTCGGGTTATGCATCCTCATCGAATCAATGAAACGGCTAAGCGTTACATGCTGCACGAGCCTGTGCTCAATGTCTTGCGGGATTTATTTGAAGAGGAGCCGATTGCTGCGCAAAGCATGTTCTACTACAAGCCGCCGGGCTCGCGGGGACAGGCGCTGCATCAGGACAATTTTTATTTGAAGGTGGAGCCGGGCAATTGCATTGCTGCATGGACTGCCATAGACGCGGCCGATGAGGAAAATGGCGGGATGCTGGTTGTGCCAAAGACGCATGATTACGAGCTGTCCTGTCCGGAGGAGGCGGATGTGACGGAGTCGTTTACGAAGCATTTCGTCAAGCCGCCGAAAGACAACAAGCCGGTTCCTGCCCGGATGGAGCGGGGAGATACGTTGTTTTTCAACGGCAATCTCATTCACGGCTCTTACCGCAACAAAACGAAGGATCGATTCCGACGCGCCTTTATTTGCCATTATGCCAATGAATCCGCGACGCATATTAGCCATTTTTACCATCCGCTGTTTCGGGCAGACGGCAGTGTCATAGAGCTTGAGAATAATCCAGACGGGGGGCCATGCGGCATTGAATATGAAGCCGATTACCCGCATTGA
- a CDS encoding arylamine N-acetyltransferase, producing MNELNALFRKRVGLSENEAIPFDRLADVLERTAKAVPFENLNIISKTAAVITEQYVIQKILRDQEGGLCYEINALLYLFLIENGFNAVLTRGVVYNHDTQAYATLGRTHLTILLTHEEQTYVLDSGFGGNLPLKPVPFTGETVTSSNGQFRIKKETSEHGDYIFEMKLMHKDTVWKIGYAFDSQKQLTDLTECNAIRKIVFEHPESRFNKHPLITQLTDDGSVTLTNTSLTVWKAGVLTKELIDMESYERLLEQHFGM from the coding sequence ATGAATGAACTTAACGCTTTATTTCGCAAAAGAGTAGGTCTATCGGAAAACGAAGCTATCCCTTTCGATCGCTTAGCCGATGTACTTGAGAGAACGGCAAAAGCCGTGCCTTTTGAAAATTTAAATATTATAAGCAAAACCGCCGCCGTTATTACTGAACAATATGTCATTCAAAAAATATTGAGGGATCAAGAAGGCGGACTTTGCTATGAAATAAACGCGCTACTTTACCTTTTTTTAATTGAAAATGGGTTTAACGCTGTTTTAACGCGCGGGGTTGTCTACAATCATGATACGCAAGCGTATGCCACGCTGGGAAGAACGCATTTAACGATTTTGCTCACTCACGAAGAGCAAACCTATGTGCTGGATTCGGGCTTTGGAGGTAATTTGCCCTTAAAGCCCGTTCCCTTCACAGGCGAAACGGTAACGTCGAGCAATGGACAATTTCGCATTAAAAAAGAAACTAGCGAGCACGGAGACTACATTTTTGAAATGAAGCTCATGCATAAGGATACCGTTTGGAAAATCGGCTACGCCTTCGATTCCCAAAAGCAGCTAACCGACCTAACAGAATGCAATGCCATTCGTAAAATCGTATTCGAGCATCCTGAATCCCGATTTAATAAGCATCCGCTGATTACACAGCTAACAGATGATGGAAGCGTGACATTAACCAATACATCCCTTACGGTATGGAAGGCTGGTGTCTTAACAAAAGAACTAATAGATATGGAGAGCTACGAAAGGCTGCTGGAGCAGCATTTTGGAATGTAG
- a CDS encoding transcriptional regulator, translating to MSRFEQQYDEWMQENLNNEKNPRRLELLHKGLGHGTKEFLRSVWFPAVGHFNHLLPEWEVRDFNNGYRYLDLAYMPSVGAKGGIEIQGYGPHARDLDVRRFKDLCRRHSLLSLDGWTFLPIAYPSIVDEPKQCQQLVLAFIGKFIATDVSSSLSWLEAETVRLARRLLRPICPMELSSHLRVSDRHARRILHELVELQIMEIASGQLRARTYRLRYE from the coding sequence ATGTCACGCTTTGAGCAGCAATATGATGAATGGATGCAGGAAAATCTTAATAATGAAAAGAACCCTCGCAGACTGGAGCTCCTTCACAAAGGACTCGGTCATGGAACGAAAGAATTCCTTAGGTCCGTATGGTTTCCCGCCGTAGGTCATTTTAACCACCTGCTGCCTGAGTGGGAGGTGCGTGATTTCAATAATGGCTACCGTTATCTGGATCTTGCCTATATGCCTTCTGTCGGTGCAAAGGGCGGGATAGAAATCCAAGGCTATGGCCCTCATGCCAGAGATCTTGATGTAAGACGCTTTAAGGATTTGTGTCGACGCCATAGCTTATTGTCACTAGATGGATGGACATTTCTCCCCATCGCCTATCCTTCAATCGTCGACGAGCCAAAGCAGTGTCAGCAGCTCGTTCTAGCTTTTATCGGAAAATTTATAGCAACCGACGTATCCTCCTCCTTATCCTGGCTTGAAGCCGAAACCGTTCGGTTAGCTCGCCGCCTTTTGCGACCAATATGCCCGATGGAGCTCAGCAGTCATCTTAGAGTAAGTGACCGACATGCCAGACGTATATTGCATGAGCTAGTTGAGCTTCAAATAATGGAAATTGCGAGTGGTCAACTGCGCGCCCGTACCTATAGACTTCGGTATGAATGA